From the genome of Haloarcula taiwanensis:
GTCGTCCTGAACCATACATGGCCGCCCCTCCCGCCCTGTTCTTCAGCGGGGCATCGGTCGTGATGTATCTCCAGCCAAACACTTGGCGTCAACTGTCGGACCCGCGGCAGACGCCCACGGTGAGCCACACTGTTTTGCGGATTCCGTCCGAGCACGGTGTATGGACAGTGTCCTCGTCATCGGCGGTGGGCGGTTCATCGGCCGGCACACAGTCACAGAGTTCCGAAACGCAGGCTACGACGTGACGATGCTCACCCGCGGCCAGCACCCGAACCCGTTCGCTGACACCGACGTCGCCCACATCGAGGGCGATCGAAACGACCGGGAGAGACTTGAAACCGCACGCGAGCGGGTCGACCCGGACGCTGTCGTCGACTGCGTCGCGTACTTCCCGCGCGACGTGCGAGAAGCGACCGACGTGTTCGCCGACGCCGAGGCGTACGTCTACGTCTCCAGCGGCGCGGCCTACGGCGTCGAGCGGACGCCCAAGCGGGAGGGCGAGACGCCGCTCGCGGGCTGTACCGACGCGCAGGCGACGACCGACAGCCGCGAGACTTACGGCCCGCGGAAAGCCGAGGGTGACCGCGAGGTATTCGCCGCCGCGGCCGACGGCGTGCGGGCGATGAGCGTCCGGCCGACCGTGGTGTACGGCCCCCACGACTACACCGAACGGTTCGCCTACTGGGTGGACCGCGTGGCCGAGTACGACCGAATCGTCGTCCCGAGCGACGGGCTCAGTCTCTGGCAGATGGCCTACGTCGAGGACGTGGCAAGTGCGCTCCGCCTCGTCGCGGAACGAGGGACGGCCGGCGAGGCGTACAACGTCGGCGACGAGCACGCGCCGACGCTCCGTGAGTGGGTCGACCTGCTCGCCGGCGTACACGAGACGGACGTTGAGACAATCGGCGTCGGCGAGCGTGAACTCGCGACCGCGGGGCTGGAGCCAGACGACTTCCCTATGTACCGCGATTCGCCGCATCTGCTATCGACGGCCAAGCTCCGCGACATAGGCTGGTCGTCGACGCCGCATGAGACGGCACTGGCCGTGACCGTCGCTGAACATCGGGAGAACGACCGAACCGGCCGCGAGTTCGGCCCTGACCGGGACACGGAGACTGCGCTCATCGACCGTCTGACCGAGTGACCGCTACGCTCGACGCAGCCGTCGTGTGCTTGACCTCGTAGTCCTCCAGGAACGCGCCGTAGCCGCCGACGGTGATGCGTTCGCGCCCGGTGTCGACGACCAGCGAGTTCTCGAAGCCGAAGTCGCTGTCGTGCGGCTCGGCGAGGTTCTGCCGGACATCGACGATCAAGCCGGTTATCACCCTGAAATCGGCGTCGGACCCCGTCGCCCGGGCGTAGAGGTCGGCGACGAGAGCGTCGCCGGCCCGGAGCGCGAGCGTGGTCGCGAACACGACGGGGCGGAACATGTCGTACCGGGCCGGGAGCGAGGGGGGCCGCGAGACCAGCACCTCCTCGCCGATGGGCCAGTAGTTGCCCAGGTAGGACCCGACGAGCACCGCCGCGACGGCCTCCTGTGTGAACGTTATCGCGTTCGTCTCGTCGTGGTCCCAGCTGGGCATCGTCGCCCGACAGGGTCAGGAGCACGAGGATGCCACGCTCGCGGGCACGGCGGAGCGTGTCGCGGATGTCGGGGAGCAGGTCGGCCGGGACCTGGAGCACGACCTCGCAGTCGGCGGCCTCGATGTGC
Proteins encoded in this window:
- a CDS encoding epimerase, yielding MDSVLVIGGGRFIGRHTVTEFRNAGYDVTMLTRGQHPNPFADTDVAHIEGDRNDRERLETARERVDPDAVVDCVAYFPRDVREATDVFADAEAYVYVSSGAAYGVERTPKREGETPLAGCTDAQATTDSRETYGPRKAEGDREVFAAAADGVRAMSVRPTVVYGPHDYTERFAYWVDRVAEYDRIVVPSDGLSLWQMAYVEDVASALRLVAERGTAGEAYNVGDEHAPTLREWVDLLAGVHETDVETIGVGERELATAGLEPDDFPMYRDSPHLLSTAKLRDIGWSSTPHETALAVTVAEHRENDRTGREFGPDRDTETALIDRLTE